The following proteins come from a genomic window of Nautilia profundicola AmH:
- the folD gene encoding bifunctional methylenetetrahydrofolate dehydrogenase/methenyltetrahydrofolate cyclohydrolase FolD, with translation MTILDGKKLSEKIKDNLKKEVDELKTKGITPGLAVILVGDDPASHTYVKMKRNACQKVGIYSVVHEFPESITEKELLSTIKMINENPNIHGLLIQLPLPKHIDTTKILEAVDPSKDVDGFHPYNMGRLVEGLDTFAPCTPLGVMEIFEEYEIDLKGKDVCVVGASNIVGKPMWALLVNAWATVDICHIETKDLAAHTKRADIVIVGVGKPNLITADMVKDGVIVIDIGINRLEDGRLVGDVDFENVSKKASYITPVPGGVGPMTIAMLLKNTVKAAKNFAKEVK, from the coding sequence ATGACAATTCTTGATGGAAAAAAACTCTCCGAAAAAATAAAAGACAATTTAAAAAAAGAAGTTGACGAACTTAAAACCAAAGGTATTACTCCTGGTCTTGCGGTGATACTTGTAGGTGATGATCCGGCAAGTCATACATATGTAAAAATGAAAAGAAACGCATGTCAAAAAGTAGGAATTTACAGTGTAGTGCATGAATTTCCTGAAAGTATTACGGAAAAAGAGCTACTCTCAACAATCAAAATGATTAATGAAAATCCGAATATTCACGGACTTCTAATTCAACTGCCTCTTCCAAAACATATAGATACTACCAAAATCCTCGAAGCGGTGGACCCAAGCAAAGACGTTGACGGTTTCCATCCGTACAATATGGGTAGACTTGTAGAAGGTCTTGATACGTTTGCTCCTTGTACACCGCTTGGTGTAATGGAAATATTTGAAGAGTATGAAATTGACCTTAAAGGAAAAGACGTATGTGTCGTAGGTGCGAGTAATATCGTAGGTAAACCTATGTGGGCGCTACTTGTAAACGCATGGGCGACTGTTGATATCTGCCATATCGAAACAAAAGATTTAGCAGCACATACAAAAAGAGCTGATATCGTAATCGTAGGTGTAGGAAAACCGAACCTTATTACAGCTGATATGGTTAAAGACGGTGTAATAGTAATTGATATAGGAATCAATAGACTTGAAGACGGAAGACTTGTGGGTGATGTTGATTTTGAAAATGTTAGCAAAAAGGCGTCATATATAACTCCCGTGCCTGGCGGTGTAGGACCTATGACAATAGCAATGCTTCTTAAAAACACGGTAAAAGCCGCTAAAAACTTTGCGAAAGAGGTTAAATGA
- a CDS encoding NADH-quinone oxidoreductase subunit C, whose protein sequence is MRLIARFALDKLENFEIIDVYESKIERQSVDKKNPTVKSLMSKYPSAIWMERKIKDEFGIEFEGAFDTRPLVKHERFPKHIYPLRKDFNKKEIDFTVFTPYKYEEIEGDNVFVVPVGPIHAGIIEPGHFQFSQAGEEILHLEVRHYYKYRGIEKMVEGKKVNEIKKIVERISGNESIAYQIAFMDILSQASEIEIPNSLKQKYFTLLELERIIHHLTDLGFIPNDAGFGAALAFMSKLTEEARRVMAKITGHRFGFGAIKEEVEIDYQELTKFIDYLKKEVEFFEDWINDIASLWDRFNTTGALSRQKAAKYGVVGVTARASGVELDVRNNLFYKNFGYKMQLGKKGEVSDRFRVRIKEVLNSIEMIKNFKTDKKEKLMLNEFKDGEYMSFVESSIGELFMYMKIKDGVVDRFYVRDPSHINWQAFHTTIYKDIIADFPLINKSFDLSYAGNDL, encoded by the coding sequence ATGAGATTAATTGCCAGATTTGCACTTGATAAGTTAGAGAATTTTGAAATTATTGACGTTTATGAGAGTAAAATCGAACGCCAAAGCGTAGATAAAAAAAATCCGACAGTTAAATCACTGATGTCAAAATACCCGTCAGCCATATGGATGGAGAGAAAAATCAAAGACGAATTCGGAATAGAATTTGAAGGGGCGTTTGATACAAGACCTCTTGTAAAACATGAAAGATTTCCAAAACACATATATCCTTTAAGAAAAGATTTTAATAAAAAAGAGATTGATTTTACAGTATTCACTCCTTACAAATACGAAGAAATTGAAGGAGATAACGTTTTTGTGGTACCTGTAGGACCTATTCATGCAGGAATTATAGAACCCGGGCATTTTCAGTTTTCCCAGGCGGGCGAAGAGATACTTCATCTTGAAGTTAGGCACTATTACAAGTACCGCGGAATTGAAAAAATGGTTGAGGGTAAAAAAGTAAATGAAATCAAAAAAATAGTTGAAAGAATAAGTGGAAATGAAAGTATTGCCTATCAAATTGCCTTTATGGATATTTTATCTCAGGCAAGTGAAATTGAAATTCCGAATTCCCTTAAACAAAAATATTTCACCCTGCTTGAACTTGAAAGGATTATCCATCACTTAACTGATTTAGGATTTATACCAAACGACGCGGGATTTGGTGCGGCTCTTGCTTTTATGAGTAAACTTACTGAAGAAGCAAGAAGAGTTATGGCAAAAATTACAGGGCACAGATTCGGATTCGGGGCAATAAAAGAGGAAGTTGAAATAGACTATCAAGAACTTACCAAATTTATTGATTATTTAAAAAAAGAAGTTGAATTTTTTGAAGACTGGATAAATGATATTGCAAGTCTTTGGGACAGATTTAATACCACAGGGGCTTTAAGCAGACAAAAGGCTGCAAAATACGGAGTTGTGGGTGTGACGGCGAGAGCCAGTGGAGTTGAACTTGATGTAAGAAACAATCTTTTTTATAAAAACTTCGGATATAAAATGCAGCTTGGGAAAAAAGGCGAAGTATCAGATAGATTTAGAGTAAGAATAAAAGAAGTTTTAAATTCAATTGAAATGATTAAAAATTTCAAAACCGATAAAAAAGAAAAATTAATGCTTAATGAATTTAAAGACGGAGAATATATGAGTTTTGTAGAAAGTTCTATCGGTGAGCTTTTTATGTATATGAAAATTAAAGACGGAGTAGTCGACAGATTTTACGTACGTGACCCTTCACACATAAACTGGCAGGCGTTTCACACGACAATTTACAAAGATATTATCGCGGACTTTCCACTTATTAATAAAAGTTTCGATTTAAGTTATGCCGGAAACGATTTGTAA
- a CDS encoding site-2 protease family protein, producing MEFYIIKYAALAFAFIIAIVGHEIMHGLVAKYYGDLTATKEGRLSINLLKHIDPFGSIVFPIILFVSQKLAGVADPIVFGWAKPVPVNIFTVVNRGGYIGAFNVSIAGVVYNLTLAVVASTLIGVVGKPDGFISLFLYMFLMYMVIINVILAVFNMFPIPPLDGANAVKYLSLQFKWYKIAEFYNKIEPYGMIILMIVLFTPLSNYFFYPAYVLIGWLLG from the coding sequence TTGGAGTTTTATATAATTAAATATGCCGCTTTGGCATTTGCTTTTATTATAGCCATTGTCGGGCATGAGATTATGCACGGGCTTGTCGCCAAATATTACGGTGACTTGACGGCAACAAAAGAGGGGAGGCTTAGTATAAATCTTCTAAAACATATAGACCCGTTCGGAAGTATTGTTTTTCCGATAATTCTTTTTGTTTCTCAAAAACTGGCGGGTGTGGCGGATCCGATCGTTTTCGGATGGGCCAAACCGGTACCGGTGAATATTTTTACAGTGGTAAACAGAGGCGGGTATATAGGTGCTTTTAACGTTTCAATCGCAGGTGTTGTTTATAATTTAACCCTGGCGGTTGTAGCTTCGACGCTTATCGGTGTTGTAGGTAAGCCGGACGGGTTTATCAGTCTGTTTTTATATATGTTTTTGATGTATATGGTTATTATTAATGTAATTCTGGCGGTGTTTAATATGTTTCCGATTCCTCCGCTTGATGGAGCAAACGCAGTTAAATACCTTTCATTACAGTTTAAATGGTATAAAATAGCCGAATTTTACAATAAGATAGAACCGTATGGGATGATTATTTTAATGATAGTATTGTTTACACCATTAAGCAATTATTTCTTTTATCCTGCGTATGTGTTAATAGGCTGGCTTTTGGGTTAA
- the lepB gene encoding signal peptidase I, with translation MKEKLKKLYNWSNTWTGTIVIVLLIIFFLAQAFVIPSGSMKRTLLPGDALFAKKFAYGVPIPHIPWLEIPVLPDFRGDGHLIDGPRPQRGDIVIFRFPVNPKMHFVKRCVAVGGDKLMVRDKNLYLRVQNSDQQTVEFAKKMKAAVVDINGEKWVMNPYMTLHPGVHHDPHVDFPEEVINYGPIIVPKDNYFMMGDNRDHSNDSRFWGPVPYKLIVGKPWFIYMSWVMQKPGEDEAENCPNYTIRWNRVGKTIDEIEEELREGKKPYLTAGCNPKANAK, from the coding sequence ATGAAAGAAAAACTGAAAAAACTTTATAACTGGTCCAATACATGGACCGGTACTATTGTTATTGTACTTCTTATTATTTTCTTTTTGGCTCAGGCGTTTGTGATTCCAAGCGGAAGTATGAAAAGAACGCTTCTTCCGGGTGACGCTCTGTTTGCGAAAAAATTTGCATACGGAGTTCCGATTCCTCATATTCCATGGCTTGAAATACCGGTGCTTCCTGATTTCAGGGGTGACGGGCATTTAATAGACGGTCCGAGACCTCAAAGGGGAGATATTGTAATCTTTAGATTCCCTGTAAACCCTAAGATGCATTTTGTTAAAAGATGTGTGGCTGTTGGCGGGGATAAACTTATGGTTAGAGATAAAAATTTATATCTAAGAGTTCAAAACAGCGACCAACAGACAGTTGAATTTGCCAAAAAAATGAAAGCCGCAGTTGTGGATATAAACGGAGAAAAATGGGTGATGAACCCGTATATGACACTGCATCCGGGTGTACATCACGACCCGCATGTAGATTTTCCTGAAGAGGTTATAAATTACGGACCTATAATTGTTCCGAAAGACAACTATTTTATGATGGGTGACAACAGAGACCACAGTAACGACAGCAGATTCTGGGGACCTGTGCCTTATAAACTGATAGTGGGTAAACCTTGGTTTATTTATATGAGCTGGGTTATGCAAAAACCTGGTGAAGACGAAGCGGAAAACTGTCCGAATTACACAATCAGATGGAACAGGGTAGGAAAAACCATTGATGAGATTGAAGAAGAGCTGCGTGAAGGTAAAAAACCATACCTTACAGCAGGATGCAATCCAAAAGCAAATGCGAAATAA
- a CDS encoding hydrogenase, whose amino-acid sequence MINVLIGFFIAVLIASLFTNRLFRLYFWYGLNSLILGSIAIVIGKHLGNEELVIMGIITIIIKFLVIPLVLKKITIRFKINRDISQIIKIQYLTIIVPIVLVFTYYLITPVLDSFTTHPNFVAISISSLFLSLLLIMEHKKMIAKIMGFLFIENSLFLLGIVATNGMPSLIELGVFFDLMMFILIINLLFKYQGE is encoded by the coding sequence ATGATAAACGTATTAATAGGCTTTTTTATTGCCGTACTTATTGCTTCGCTTTTTACAAACAGACTCTTCAGACTCTATTTCTGGTATGGACTTAATTCCCTTATTTTGGGGAGTATTGCAATAGTAATCGGAAAACACCTTGGAAATGAAGAGCTGGTAATTATGGGTATCATTACAATAATTATAAAATTTTTAGTTATCCCGCTTGTATTAAAAAAAATAACTATAAGATTTAAAATCAATAGAGATATATCACAGATTATAAAAATTCAGTATTTAACGATAATCGTTCCGATTGTTTTGGTATTTACATATTATCTGATTACGCCTGTTTTAGATTCATTTACAACACATCCGAATTTTGTGGCAATTTCAATAAGCTCGCTTTTTCTTTCACTTCTTTTGATAATGGAACACAAAAAAATGATTGCAAAAATTATGGGCTTTTTATTTATTGAAAACTCTTTGTTTTTACTCGGAATTGTCGCGACAAACGGAATGCCTTCACTAATTGAGCTTGGGGTGTTTTTTGATTTGATGATGTTTATTTTAATTATCAACCTACTTTTTAAATATCAAGGAGAATAA
- a CDS encoding NADH-quinone oxidoreductase subunit B family protein, protein MLKFWEKRIQTGIVTENLEFDRELKEIKKQIKDKIKKHFAGSLAIRMVDSGSCNACEAECNALSNPYYDLERLGIHFVASPRHADVMFLSGVMTMNMYHHAIDCYNQMPSPKWVIAIGECVKDMGVFEKTYAIKGNDLKIDYFIPGCPPSPKDIIKGLLKFLKTFE, encoded by the coding sequence ATGCTAAAATTCTGGGAAAAGAGAATTCAAACGGGAATAGTTACTGAAAATTTAGAATTTGATAGGGAACTTAAAGAGATAAAAAAACAGATAAAAGATAAAATTAAAAAACATTTCGCCGGAAGCCTTGCAATAAGAATGGTTGATAGCGGAAGCTGTAACGCATGCGAAGCTGAATGTAACGCTTTAAGCAATCCTTATTATGACTTAGAGAGGCTTGGAATACATTTTGTTGCAAGTCCAAGACACGCGGACGTTATGTTTTTAAGCGGAGTAATGACAATGAATATGTACCATCATGCAATAGACTGTTATAACCAGATGCCGTCTCCTAAATGGGTAATAGCAATTGGTGAGTGTGTAAAAGATATGGGTGTTTTTGAAAAAACATATGCAATAAAAGGAAACGATTTAAAAATAGATTATTTTATCCCGGGATGCCCTCCAAGCCCAAAAGATATAATAAAAGGGCTTTTGAAATTTTTAAAAACATTTGAATAA
- a CDS encoding respiratory chain complex I subunit 1 family protein, which translates to MINYILTISLIFLIAPFLLGLTKSIKMFLLFKKPISPFQPYADFVKLIHKELVYAKESSQISRIAVFMILSPIIVVVFLMPPVFHGSFYISFIDAFTITGLLSLSTFFLMLLGLDSANAFGGIGSSREAFISALVEPAMILTVFSISLIGQSIGISKAVLNLNDYFDINHAASFVLAAISFFIILIAENGRIPIDNPETHLELTMVHEAMVLESTGADLALIEMASALKFAIFATLFVSLFLPFGVNLCWCLAVTVFILKLILVSVAVALVEVNTAKLRLFKVPNLLGIAIIFGFLSLFIYYVVGE; encoded by the coding sequence ATGATAAATTATATTTTGACGATATCTCTTATATTTTTAATAGCTCCGTTTTTACTCGGGCTTACAAAATCAATAAAAATGTTTTTACTGTTTAAAAAGCCGATTAGTCCGTTTCAGCCGTATGCGGATTTTGTAAAACTTATTCATAAAGAGCTTGTTTATGCAAAAGAATCGAGCCAAATAAGCAGAATTGCCGTATTTATGATTTTATCTCCTATTATTGTGGTGGTATTTTTAATGCCTCCTGTTTTTCATGGAAGTTTTTACATCTCATTTATCGACGCATTTACCATTACCGGACTTTTATCTCTTTCAACGTTTTTTTTAATGCTTTTAGGGCTTGACAGTGCAAATGCGTTTGGAGGAATAGGCAGCAGCCGTGAAGCCTTTATTTCGGCACTTGTGGAACCCGCAATGATTTTAACGGTTTTCAGTATTTCACTGATCGGACAAAGTATAGGAATCAGTAAAGCAGTTTTAAACCTGAACGACTATTTTGATATAAACCACGCAGCAAGTTTTGTTCTGGCGGCAATCAGCTTTTTTATTATCCTGATTGCGGAAAATGGGAGAATTCCGATAGACAATCCGGAAACTCACCTTGAGCTTACAATGGTACATGAAGCAATGGTTCTTGAGAGTACAGGTGCCGATTTGGCGTTAATCGAAATGGCAAGCGCACTTAAATTTGCAATTTTCGCAACTCTGTTTGTAAGCCTGTTTTTACCTTTTGGGGTGAATCTATGCTGGTGCCTGGCTGTTACGGTTTTTATTCTTAAACTTATTTTAGTATCGGTTGCAGTGGCTCTTGTTGAAGTAAACACTGCTAAATTGAGACTTTTTAAAGTGCCTAATCTTCTGGGAATTGCGATAATTTTCGGATTTTTATCACTATTTATCTATTATGTGGTGGGAGAGTAA
- a CDS encoding proton-conducting transporter membrane subunit: MFSMNPLSLLFLFLILLGVIPNLFYMIGYLSHIKRKTHFLIHYFTFIFSMIGVVLSNEILPFLFFWELMSLASWQLILTEPTDEAVKAARFYFFMTHFGFVFILLFFLMLGGDSLFANFKTLKELAADFKYPTLLFLLITIGFLSKAGVVPLHVWLPYAHPAAPSPVSALMSGIMLKVAIYAFLKFLFIIPNWQIEWGVIILALGAVSSLVGVLYAIASHDIKALLANHSIENIGIILIGIGVGMIFTYLKLPALAAFAFIAALYHTFNHMSFKSLLFMSAGSVLYATHTKHIESYGGLIKLMPVTAFMFLIAAISISALPPTNGFLSEWMIFQSMLSSSGIDNLVLKLSFPFAIFALALTGGLAIACFVKAFGITFLGLSRSKNAKHAKEVNKLMLTGQILMAGVVISLMLFMPFFIKIINHSMPVADIYHKLFQNIWVMHSLNSNGAVAPLLILGGLIIVVFAIYAFYKYLNPKIRIYHTWACGYNTTPKSQYSATGFAGPVRRFFEWLYRPDIHTRTQTIAGHKTKFSSSLYKVHIKPLFEKSLYDNVVKGLNYLSYFVYRLSHFERHRYSSLIFMLLIFALFSFRVFYKEISWGNIMLEGIVMAIFYKFLFGEKK, translated from the coding sequence ATGTTTAGTATGAATCCACTTTCTTTGTTGTTTCTTTTTTTAATACTTCTTGGAGTAATTCCAAATCTTTTTTATATGATAGGGTACTTATCTCATATAAAGAGAAAAACTCATTTTTTGATTCATTATTTTACGTTCATATTTTCAATGATAGGTGTCGTACTATCAAATGAAATACTTCCGTTTTTGTTTTTTTGGGAGCTTATGAGCCTTGCAAGCTGGCAATTAATTTTAACCGAACCGACTGACGAAGCGGTAAAAGCTGCAAGATTTTACTTTTTTATGACTCATTTCGGGTTTGTTTTTATTCTGCTTTTCTTTTTAATGCTTGGGGGAGATTCTTTATTTGCAAATTTTAAAACTTTAAAAGAGTTAGCCGCTGATTTTAAATACCCTACTTTACTCTTTTTACTCATAACCATAGGATTTTTAAGCAAAGCTGGAGTCGTACCGCTGCATGTATGGCTGCCGTACGCTCACCCGGCGGCTCCTTCTCCCGTATCCGCTCTTATGAGCGGAATAATGTTAAAAGTTGCAATTTATGCATTTTTAAAGTTTCTTTTTATTATTCCAAACTGGCAGATTGAATGGGGAGTGATTATTTTAGCGCTCGGGGCTGTTTCAAGCCTTGTAGGGGTATTGTATGCTATTGCAAGTCATGATATAAAAGCACTTCTCGCAAACCATTCAATCGAAAATATAGGAATTATCCTTATAGGAATCGGAGTTGGTATGATTTTCACATACCTTAAACTCCCTGCTCTTGCGGCATTTGCATTTATTGCCGCGCTATATCATACGTTTAACCATATGAGTTTTAAATCTCTTCTTTTTATGAGTGCCGGAAGCGTTTTATATGCCACCCACACAAAACATATAGAAAGCTACGGAGGACTTATAAAACTTATGCCGGTTACCGCTTTTATGTTTTTAATTGCAGCTATTTCAATCTCTGCACTCCCTCCTACAAACGGCTTTTTGAGTGAGTGGATGATATTTCAGAGCATGCTCAGCTCCAGCGGTATTGACAATTTAGTGCTAAAACTCTCATTTCCTTTTGCAATTTTTGCATTGGCTCTCACCGGAGGACTTGCTATAGCATGCTTTGTAAAGGCGTTTGGTATTACATTTTTGGGTCTAAGCAGAAGCAAAAACGCAAAACACGCAAAAGAAGTAAACAAATTAATGCTGACAGGGCAGATTCTTATGGCAGGAGTAGTTATTTCACTTATGCTTTTTATGCCTTTTTTTATAAAGATCATTAATCATTCTATGCCTGTTGCAGATATTTATCATAAACTTTTCCAAAATATCTGGGTTATGCATTCACTAAATTCAAACGGAGCGGTTGCCCCTCTTTTAATTTTAGGAGGACTTATAATTGTAGTTTTTGCAATATATGCGTTTTATAAATATTTAAACCCGAAAATTAGAATTTATCACACCTGGGCATGCGGATACAACACTACTCCTAAAAGCCAGTATTCAGCTACAGGATTTGCCGGACCTGTCAGAAGATTTTTTGAGTGGCTCTACCGCCCGGATATTCATACCCGCACCCAAACAATTGCAGGACACAAAACTAAATTTTCATCTTCACTTTATAAAGTGCATATTAAACCTCTTTTTGAAAAAAGTTTATACGATAATGTGGTAAAAGGACTGAATTATCTAAGCTATTTCGTATACAGACTGTCCCATTTTGAAAGACATAGATATTCAAGCCTTATTTTTATGCTTTTGATATTCGCCCTGTTTAGTTTCAGAGTGTTTTACAAAGAAATCAGTTGGGGAAATATAATGCTTGAAGGAATTGTAATGGCGATTTTTTATAAATTCCTGTTTGGAGAGAAAAAATGA
- a CDS encoding c-type cytochrome — MLIRLSFIFLFSLLFAKNDEWFITNLEYGKMLYNNPRGISCAKCHGSKGQGKIITSFINSKGKKEIIKTYPFKKLTFERLKKALFHQIKIKPIIKRNPESPLKYINIMPKYDYLTDNEIKAILLYLTSKDK; from the coding sequence ATGTTAATTCGCTTAAGTTTTATATTTTTATTCTCTCTTCTTTTTGCAAAAAATGATGAATGGTTTATTACAAACCTCGAATACGGAAAAATGCTTTATAATAATCCAAGGGGAATTAGCTGTGCAAAATGTCACGGTTCAAAAGGTCAGGGGAAAATAATAACTTCTTTTATAAATTCAAAAGGTAAAAAAGAAATAATCAAAACTTATCCATTTAAAAAATTAACATTTGAAAGACTGAAAAAAGCTTTATTTCACCAAATAAAAATTAAACCAATTATAAAACGCAACCCCGAATCACCTTTAAAATATATAAATATAATGCCTAAATATGACTATTTGACAGACAATGAAATAAAAGCAATTCTTTTGTATTTAACTTCAAAGGATAAATAA
- a CDS encoding proton-conducting transporter membrane subunit — MEFLFVPPLIVFVLSYFKISRKLMAFTASTIFFGVIYTVTHPFVNDYFYIDKLGSFVLVVSSIVAVAVFASMISLPDRIKLNEKSIKRFYRFFAVFWIGIIISILSNNMGLYWVGLEFATLSTVYMIKVKVSKEADIEAWRYLIVGAIAISLILFGIILIYAASKDVLGENAMNFYSLINNTQKINEYLFELGFIFVMIGMFIKMGFFPMNLWLADIERASVYQVGALFSGILESAIILGFFRFSMIEKHINYSHLIAIGYIYILITLFFVSFLIYRAKDFVRLFSLSGIEHMSLIALFWISGGYFATLLHFAAHAFMKPGLFISSQILEQNKKYIFKGTLKNLNKFAAFMIAAMFLGVISLPPSPMFFSEIYGFKTMVDIAKDSNYFFLMIGTVFILLMLLSIIFYRFVHIYQNMQYVREEKEKKVYKSEIIAVFILFISTAFLLLPQSFDFIEGIMK, encoded by the coding sequence ATGGAATTTCTTTTTGTACCTCCGCTAATAGTTTTTGTTTTAAGTTATTTTAAAATAAGCAGGAAATTAATGGCATTTACAGCTTCAACAATATTTTTCGGAGTAATATATACGGTTACCCACCCTTTTGTAAACGACTATTTTTATATTGATAAATTAGGAAGTTTTGTTCTTGTTGTATCTTCAATAGTAGCCGTTGCGGTTTTTGCTTCAATGATTTCATTGCCTGATAGAATCAAACTTAATGAAAAATCAATTAAAAGGTTTTACAGATTCTTTGCGGTTTTTTGGATAGGAATAATTATCTCAATCCTTTCAAACAATATGGGGCTTTACTGGGTAGGACTTGAATTTGCGACTTTATCAACCGTATATATGATAAAAGTAAAAGTTTCAAAAGAAGCAGACATTGAAGCATGGAGATATCTAATAGTCGGAGCTATCGCAATTTCTCTTATTCTTTTTGGAATAATTTTAATTTACGCCGCAAGCAAAGATGTTTTGGGTGAAAATGCTATGAACTTTTACTCACTAATTAACAACACGCAAAAAATAAACGAATATCTTTTTGAGCTCGGATTTATATTCGTAATGATAGGAATGTTTATTAAAATGGGATTTTTTCCGATGAATTTGTGGCTGGCAGATATTGAAAGAGCTTCAGTTTATCAGGTGGGAGCACTCTTCAGCGGTATACTTGAGAGTGCTATAATTTTAGGGTTTTTCAGGTTTTCAATGATAGAAAAACATATCAATTATTCACACTTAATCGCAATCGGATACATTTATATCTTAATAACTCTCTTTTTTGTAAGTTTTTTAATCTATAGGGCAAAAGATTTTGTTCGTCTTTTTTCACTTTCTGGAATTGAACATATGAGTTTAATAGCTCTATTTTGGATAAGCGGAGGATATTTTGCGACACTTCTTCACTTCGCCGCTCACGCTTTTATGAAACCGGGTCTTTTTATAAGCTCACAAATTTTAGAACAAAACAAAAAATATATATTTAAAGGAACATTAAAAAATCTCAACAAATTTGCCGCTTTTATGATTGCCGCTATGTTTTTAGGAGTAATTTCTCTACCTCCAAGCCCTATGTTTTTCAGTGAAATATACGGATTTAAAACGATGGTTGACATTGCAAAAGATTCAAATTATTTCTTTTTAATGATTGGAACCGTTTTTATTCTTTTAATGTTGCTTAGCATTATCTTTTACAGATTCGTTCATATTTATCAGAATATGCAATACGTAAGAGAAGAAAAAGAAAAAAAAGTTTATAAAAGCGAAATAATCGCAGTTTTTATACTATTCATCTCAACTGCTTTTCTTCTATTGCCACAAAGTTTTGATTTTATCGAAGGGATTATGAAATGA
- a CDS encoding HpcH/HpaI aldolase/citrate lyase family protein, which yields MVFSDINEIQNIVESNDIKKAEQLIKANRLATVTTQKRSMLMVSGHQVKHLNKIDELPADVIMLNLEDGVPKEKKEIARVMIAVFLSNIKNLNKEIVIRVNPLNEGGLEDIKYLNRLSFNAFRIPKVNSVEEIDDVFMITDKEIHASIETKEAFFNLKDLTHPKLTTFYIGIYDLLNELNINHSVIELNNPLIHRILSDFSLTCRYMNIIPIGFVYQQYKDLDGFKKWCLLQKNLGMQGVGCITPAQCEIANKIFGEDLKFAKMIVERFEKEGPFTIDGLYVDEPIYKNYKQIIE from the coding sequence ATGGTTTTTAGCGATATTAATGAAATTCAAAACATTGTCGAATCAAATGATATAAAAAAAGCCGAACAACTGATCAAAGCCAACCGATTAGCGACTGTAACAACTCAAAAAAGAAGCATGTTAATGGTAAGCGGACATCAGGTAAAACACCTGAATAAAATAGATGAACTGCCGGCGGATGTTATTATGCTAAATCTTGAAGACGGCGTACCGAAAGAGAAAAAAGAAATTGCAAGGGTAATGATCGCAGTTTTCCTCTCAAATATAAAAAATCTAAATAAAGAAATAGTAATAAGGGTAAATCCTCTAAACGAAGGCGGGCTTGAAGATATCAAATATTTAAACAGACTCTCTTTTAACGCTTTTAGAATTCCAAAAGTCAATTCCGTAGAAGAAATAGACGATGTGTTTATGATAACCGATAAAGAAATACACGCGTCTATCGAGACCAAAGAGGCGTTTTTTAATCTAAAAGACCTAACCCATCCGAAACTCACTACTTTTTATATCGGAATATATGATCTTCTCAACGAATTAAACATAAATCACTCTGTTATTGAGCTTAACAATCCTTTGATTCACAGAATTTTAAGCGACTTTTCCCTTACCTGCAGGTATATGAATATCATACCTATAGGATTTGTGTATCAGCAGTATAAAGACTTAGACGGCTTTAAAAAATGGTGCCTGCTTCAAAAAAATCTCGGAATGCAGGGAGTGGGATGTATTACTCCGGCACAATGCGAAATAGCGAATAAAATATTCGGAGAAGATTTGAAATTTGCCAAAATGATAGTCGAGAGGTTCGAAAAAGAAGGCCCTTTTACAATTGACGGACTTTATGTGGACGAACCAATATACAAGAACTATAAACAAATAATTGAGTAA